Genomic DNA from Actinomycetota bacterium:
CGCGTTGGCCAGATGCAGTGCATATGTCGGCGAGCCTGTCTGGTCGTTGACCACTTTCAACTGGTCGCGCTCGCGGCCGAGCTTCAGCATGGTCTTGACGAAGTTGGCGCCATGGTCGCCGAAGAGCCAGGCGGTCCGCACGATGAGGTGCCGTTCGGGCAGGGCATGCCGCACCTGCTCCTCGCCGTCGAACTTGGTGCGCCCATATTCACCCAGCGGCGCTGTCGGGTCGTTCTCGACATACGGTGTCCGCTTGCTGCCGTCGAAGACGTAGTCGGTGCTGACATGGATCATCTTGGCCGGTACCCTGCCTAACATCCCCACGTCGCCTGCCTCCATGTCAGCGCAGGACCGGGCGATGTTGCCGGCGCCGTCGGCGTTCACTTCGCGGCATATCTCCTTCTGGGCCTCACAGCCGTCGACGTTGGTGAAGGCGGCGGAATTGATGACGAGGTCCGGCCAGAGGTCCACGAGCAGCG
This window encodes:
- the rfbD gene encoding dTDP-4-dehydrorhamnose reductase is translated as MRILVIGAAGQLGHDLLKVFSPEHEVFGADIAGAGAQHDVDITDPASVNSLLVDLWPDLVINSAAFTNVDGCEAQKEICREVNADGAGNIARSCADMEAGDVGMLGRVPAKMIHVSTDYVFDGSKRTPYVENDPTAPLGEYGRTKFDGEEQVRHALPERHLIVRTAWLFGDHGANFVKTMLKLGRERDQLKVVNDQTGSPTYALHLANAIKSLSENRLGHPGVYHMTNSGQCTWFDFAAEIFRLAGVEVDLQPTTTAEFNAPAPRPAYSVLANTRAPEIEMPQWRDGLVECLSAINELKTAN